The Callospermophilus lateralis isolate mCalLat2 chromosome 15, mCalLat2.hap1, whole genome shotgun sequence genome window below encodes:
- the Hspa12a gene encoding heat shock 70 kDa protein 12A isoform X1: MAAGLPGSRWREGSSWGWMASLQGLSKGPWAGRNCHEQVEGSPGWDPKWRSSVHPAFMEETAPTSAYSSPARSLGDTGITPLSPSHIVNDADSNVSEQQTFLVVVAIDFGTTSSGYAYSFTKEPECIHVMRRWEGGDPGVSNQKTPTTILLSPERKFHSFGYAARDFYHDLDPTEAKQWLYLEKFKMKLHTTGDLTMDTDLTAANGKKVKALEIFAYALQYFKEQALKELSDQAGSEFENSDVRWVITVPAIWKQPAKQFMRQAAYQAGLASPENSEQLIIALEPEAASIYCRKLRLHQMIELSGKAAVNGYSASDTVGAGFAQAKEHVRRNRQSRTFLVENVIGEIWSELEEGDKYVVVDSGGGTVDLTVHQIRLPEGHLKELYKATGGPYGSLGVDYEFEKLLCKIFGEDFIEQFKIKRPAAWVDLMIAFESRKRAAAPDRTNPLNITLPFSFIDYYKKFRGHSVEHALRKSNVDFVKWSSQGMLRMSPDAMNALFKPTIDSIIEHLRDLFQKPEVCTVKFLFLVGGFAEAPLLQQAVHAAFGDKCRIIIPQDVGLTILKGAVLFGLDPAVIKVRRSPLTYGVGVLNRYVEGKHPPEKLLVKDGTRWCTDVFDKFISADQSVALGELVKRSYTPAKPSQLVIVINIYSSEHDTVSFITDPGVKKCGTLRLDLTGTSGTAVPARREIQTLMQFGDTEIKATAIDIATSKSVKVGIDFLNY, translated from the exons ATGGCTGCAGGCCTTCCAGGTAGCAGGTGGAGAGAGGGCAGCTCCTGGGGCTGGATGGCGTCTCTCCAAGGGCTGTCTAAGGGGCCTTGGGCAGGAAGGAACTGTCATGAACAGGTGGAAGGATCACCCGGCTGGGACCCTAAGTGGAGAAGCAGCGTTCACCCAGCTTTTATGGAAG AAACGGCCCCCACCTCTGCATATTCATCTCCAGCCCGGAGTCTTGGGGACACAGGAATAACGCCTCTGTCCCCTTCCCATATCGTG AATGATGCCGACTCCAACGTCTCGGAACAGCAGACGTTTCTCGTGGTGGTGGCCATCGACTTTGGGACCACATCCAGCGGCTATGCCTACAGCTTCACTAAGGAGCCAGAATGCATTCACGTGATGAG GCGATGGGAGGGAGGTGATCCTGGTGTGTCCAACCAGAAGACCCCGACCACCATCTTGTTGAGCCCTGAGAGGAAGTTCCACAGCTTTGGATACGCTGCCAGGGACTTCTACCATGACCTGGATCCCACCGAGGCCAAGCAGTGGCTGTATCTGGAGAAGTTCAAGATGAAGCTGCACACCACAGGG GACCTCACCATGGATACAGACCTGACAGCAGCAAATGGCAAGAAAGTCAAAGCCCTTGAAATCTTTGCTTACGCCCTGCAGTACTTTAAGGAGCAGGCGCTGAAG GAGCTGAGTGACCAGGCGGGTTCGGAATTTGAGAACTCAGATGTCAGATGGGTCATCACGGTGCCTGCGATCTGGAAACAGCCGGCCAAGCAGTTCATGAGACAAGCTGCGTACCAG GCAGGCCTGGCCTCTCCTGAGAACTCGGAGCAGCTCATCATTGCCTTGGAGCCTGAGGCCGCCTCCATCTACTGCCGGAAGCTGCGTCTGCACCAGATGATTGAGCTGAGCGGCAAGGCGGCGGTCAATGGGTACAGCGCCAGTGACACAGTAGGAGCGGGGTTTGCACAGG CTAAGGAACATGTACGGCGGAATCGTCAGAGTCGGACCTTTTTGGTGGAGAATGTCATAGGAGAAATATGGTCGGAGCTGGAGGAAG GTGACAAGTATGTGGTTGTGGACAGTGGCGGAGGCACCGTAGACCTGACAGTCCATCAGATACGGCTACCCGAGGGACACCTAAAGGAACTGTATAAAGCAACAG GTGGACCCTATGGATCCTTGGGAGTAGATTATGAATTTGAGAAACTTCTGTGTAAAATATTTGGAGAGGATTTTATCGAACAGTTCAAAATCAAGCGTCCTGCAGCCTGGGTCGACTTAATGATTGCCTTTGAGTCTCGAAAGAGAGCAGCCGCTCCAGACAGAACCAACCCTCTCAACATCACCCTGCCCTTCTCCTTCATCGACTACTACAAGAAGTTCCGTGGGCACAGCGTGGAACACGCCTTGAGGAAGAGCAA CGTGGATTTTGTGAAGTGGTCCTCCCAGGGTATGCTGAGGATGAGTCCAGATGCCATGAATGCCCTTTTTAAGCCAACCATAGACAGCATCATTGAGCACCTCC GGGACCTGTTTCAGAAGCCGGAGGTTTGCACGGTCAAGTTCCTCTTCCTGGTGGGTGGCTTTGCCGAGGCGCCTCTCCTGCAGCAGGCAGTGCATGCTGCCTTTGGTGACAAGTGCCGGATCATCATCCCCCAGGACGTGGGCCTCACCATCCTCAAGGGCGCCGTCCTCTTCGGCCTGGACCCCGCGGTCATCAAGGTGCGCAGGTCCCCGCTCACCTACGGGGTGGGCGTGCTGAACCGCTACGTGGAGGGCAAGCACCCGCCCGAGAAGCTGCTGGTGAAAGATGGCACTCGCTGGTGCACCGACGTGTTTGACAAGTTCATCTCTGCCGACCAGTCGGTGGCCCTGGGAGAGCTGGTCAAACGTAGCTATACCCCGGCCAAGCCCTCTCAGCTGGTCATTGTCATCAACATCTACAGCTCTGAGCATGACACCGTCAGCTTCATCACTGACCCAGGGGTGAAGAAGTGTGGCACGCTCCGCCTGGATCTCACGGGGACCAGCGGCACAGCAGTGCCTGCCAGGAGGGAAATCCAGACCCTCATGCAGTTCGGGGACACCGAGATCAAGGCCACAGCCATCGACATAGCCACCTCAAAGAGTGTCAAAGTGGGGATCGACTTCTTAAATTACTAA